The stretch of DNA gtactaaaaaaaaaatactcaaaacttaccttagtgatttttttcgctATAAATTTCAACCACACACCGGGATTTTAATTGTAAGATCCCGAATAGAGATAAAAACCTCTTTGCAACCCCACACGTGAGAGTTTTGCCGTAAAAGGGGTTGCTGATTATATTTTCTGAAGCATCCTGTATGCGACACCATTTGGTATAATGCACAAGTGGAGGAAGGAAGAAGATGGTAAGAGAAAGAAAGCCGAGACGTAGCCGAAGTTTGCCATCGTATAATGCCATTTTATTATGTGGGGTGGCTTTTGGGCATAACAATTGCAAAGACGAGCAAGGGGGACGCACGCATTTTGCAATTGGAGTTACATTCGTTAAGGGAAAAAGCACCATCTCTGTGTGCTCTGCCAAAAGGGAGGTGAACGTCCATTTGAACACGTCGcgttttgtagcatttttcttcccaaaagaaaaactctaaactttttttcttctctatttaatcttttcttaacttttcttctaCAATTCAGTTCTTTTAGAGACTTTCTTCGATTTTTATTgtgtggattttatttttggtggTTCTTGAGAGAAATTCGTGAAAAGTGTTTCGGGGGGTGCTTTGCAATTCCAATGGGTGGTGTTTGAGGGGGAATAACGTCACATCCGGAgggaaaatcaatggaaaattgatttggTGCTCAGAGAGGTGTTGgatggaaaaagaaaactggCTTTTATTGCAGTGAAAGTGAAGAAGTCCTTGTtgggagataaaaaaaaacgagagaaaaTCCATCCCAGCTCTAGGCTAGAGCTCAGTGGGAAGTGTCTGTGATTGCTGTgtgacaataaaaatatttttaaattcatcgtGATTTTCATTGGATTTTTCACGGGAGTATATGGGCTCTCGGAAAATTCATAATAGTTCCAACATATTTGGGTTTAGAGCAATGCAGTGAATGCTAGAGTTTTGATATTTGGTGCAGAGATACTCTCTAGAGTGGTATCTTGGTGAGTTCTCCCTCGCGATTTATTCGTCGTTACAAAGAGCGACCATCTATCGATTTTTCCCCGTGCTTACACGAGCTCATGCATGGCATTTTATGGGTGCTAGAGTGAGAGATATTCCAACCAACTACACACCATAGGGCAATATAGGGGAGAGTCACGCAGCTACACAAAAGAGGGGTTGGCGAAAATATCTCTCCAAATACATTTTGTGTGCTCTACATAGTCGTCCTATCGGTTTAAATTGAAACACTGACTCTCTGCACCACCGTGCCAGTCTAGCATAACTTCCTCACAAGACGCCGCATTTTTCCCTCATCTTTTGgggtgaaaagaaataaaagaaaaaaaatcgcaacaATAACCACGTTTGGTGTCCTGCCGAAATGTGATATGATTTTCCCTCCCCTTCTGTGACCAATTGTGTGACCATTTGTGCTGTGAAGGAAAGATAATACGTGTGTTTGTGCAAAAACCTAAGGGCAGCTAACTTCCTGGCTACAATAATCCATCCTTGAGGTATTCCCTtcactgaaaaaaagaaggattCAATTCCCGCGACAGTCCATCAAAATCATCCAACGTGTGGGGAAAAAATTCACTGCAACGCAAACACTCACCCCGAGTGGGCAAAATGAGTGTAGCTGACGTCTACGGGTGAGTTTTCCCATCCCCCTTACAGTATCCTTGtatcattggaaaatttccaccacGATGTATCCCTTTCTTATGCCATTTCAATGTCTCTCAAGAGATTTATTGGCTTTTAGTACAGAATTTTCTCCAAGAAATATCTTCTATTGCAACtctaaattaatgaattttcttttatgaatatttttgtatgtCAACCACACAGACGGAATATTGCATAATAGACAAAATTTCGCACAGAAAATCTCAACAAATAGTGCTGACCTTATGCGCCATAGAAAGTGTCATTCTTCAcctaaatataaaatgttaatttgcaaaaagattTCACGAGAAGcccgagaaaaaaaacaaccggAAATTGCTAACAAATTACGACAATTTTATAACTTTATGAGTTGGAAATGACTTCAAATGAATTGGGTCTTtccatgggaaaatttaaaaaattagtactttgtactaaaattataaaattacaaCAAACTATTgcagttattttttttcttgcaaaaaattatttgaattatgtAAGTTAGAccttttataaaagaaaaatgttgaattaaaattcaattaaaatttgtacAGAACATGATGGTTTTTAGAACTAGTTAAACAACGTGATGAAACTTATTTATGTaactgaaaaatatattccaGCCTTAATGGTCTTCagtctaaaaaaatttttttttgggtaataGTTAATTGTCATATCTGAAATTTAGTACAATACTTGTACTAAAAAATGTTGTTCACACATTAAAGTCACTTCTGGTGCATAATGAGCTGTTCGTTTATACTAAAAACAAAGATCTGGATTCTTGTACTAAATATAATattgtcttattttttttcttaattgtaacagtaaataaaatttttgtactaaaatttagTTGTATTGTATTCAAGTCAATGAAACTTTCAGTGAAGTgtgagaaatgttttttttttgttaaggaaaatcatcaaatatttCGTATTTCAATACTTTTGTACTAATTAATAATGCATTTTAgtacagaattaaaattttagtgcaaaagatatgaatttttaaaattttattttttttttataaagtaaccccattttaatttatttacaaatttgtTTTAGTACAACACATGCCTGTTTGTACTATACATATTAGTTCTAAAAGcaagttttataaattaaaaaaaatagaataaaaacaaCCTCATAAATTCTTGtcctatatttttatttccaaagtattgcaaaagaaaaacaattcccacaggaaaatatttgcattttagtTTTTCTGGTTCTTTAATCTTTTAGCACAGAAAATCAAATGCCTTGCTTCCATATGTATGATCTCTGGGGAAATTATTCATGTGgattaatgcattttcatgaaaacttGAGGGAGTGTGTGTGTATTTACCGCACTATTTTCTGCATTATTGATCAATTCCAGTCTTTTGGGGGCAAAGAGGGAAAAcatgtgaaaaatttgaaaggtTCTCGTGTTCTCGCCAGGATTCTCCAATGGCTAGGAAGTGGCTAATGTGAAGCATTTTTGGGGAGGGCATCAAGAAACCATCATATTCACATTCGCGGTATGTGGGAATTTccagggaaaattttatatagaatcCTCATGAGTTTCTTGGCATGTTGCCAAATGTAAATCTCATTCTTTTGGGTCTGTCTGTCCATGACACATGAGAGTATGTGCAAGaagtcattaaataatttatctcaTGTCTCGCACTCCCATTTTCATTTGCTTGTACATTGCAGCGAAAATGTTGCTATATGGTGAGATTCTTCGTTAAACATCCCACCAAGTATCCCTATTAGAAGGACCTACTTCTCTAAAGGGGGACAATCCTATGAATTTCTTACGTGTCTTTCCGTTGTAAAATATAGAGGGAAAAGCGCCAAAATTGGTGTACAGTTGAAGtccacatcaacgaacaatcggaTGTACTATTCTCGCGTATTAAAaacaatgcgcgagagtagtacatccgattgttcgttgatgtggaCTTCTACTGTACAAAACTCCACCATCATTCCACCCACACTGATGGTTCCAatgatgataaaatattttttgacacAGAAATCGTCAAGGTGACAAATTGGCGCCACCAATACGATGCCTTTGCGGTTTCTTTTGCTCTGCTTTTCTTGCAATATcatcataatatttttgtttcgcCTCTCAATATTGTTCTCATGCCCGAAGTGTTGCTCTTTCGCGCGTcgtttattgttttattgaattttgggTCGAGATCGAGGTGCTATTGTCACGTTTCTTCTTGCGGCTGTATTTCATTCATCTAAAGAGCGATTGAAATGTTAGACCTCTGATGAGCTTCTGGGTATTGTGTGACCTGTGTGTGGGTGAAtggtatttaaaaaatataattttttgtcttaaaacCGTCTAAGAAagcattgaagcatatgcttcatgcgtTTAAATGGACAACATGGGGAGGGGTTACAGAAAAAGTGaagtgatttttattgcagaaAACGTTACATGATATACTTAAATGTCAATCGAAGCATTGAAGCATATGTGTAATGTTTTTGAATGAGCAATATTATACAATTGTAGCATTTAAAGGGGCatacaaaaaatcacaatagtGGAACGATTTTTGTGGCATAAAAAAATTCGTGAAGTTAAGTGACAATTGAAGCATTGGAGCATATGTGTGGGCGCGCGGCCcacaaaatttgaattgcgggaaaactttgtttcacttttgtttctctaaaatttcttaGATTTCATTGTATTAGAATTTaacttgaagaagaagaagaataaaaaacaatgtgTGTGAAACGTATCGTGGAAATTTATATCCGGCAAAAGAACTGAAATTACGTGATAAGAAAAGGACTTtcatcaaagaatttattgtgaaGTGGTGAGCCGGTACCTGTTGAAGTGATCTGCGGTGAAGGACGGAGAGAAAAACCCAGATTCAACGCAGTACCAGCGACTTTCCTGCGCGTCCCCTTGCACCACACCTCAACGCCATTTTGTTTTGCGTCTCCGGTCGCTCCGATCCGGAGGCCTTTGGatttaataatattctctCTTTCAAGGTGTGTGTGCTGTGGACCTGAGCAAGGTGCTCTTAGTCTCAAAGGGTGTACTAATCATATGGTATATATTTTCAAGGTGTGTGTGCTGTGGACATAGCCAAGGGTGCGCTACTCCTCACAGGGTGTACTAATTGTTCCGTATATATTTTCAAGGTACGTGTCGCTACATTAAAtggtccttcgagccggaTGCCTTTGGatttaataatattctctCTTTCAAGGTGTGTGTGCTGTGGACCTGAGCAAGGTGCTCTTAGTCTCAAAGGGTGTACTAATCATATGGTATATATTTTCAAGGTGTGTGTGCTGTGGACATAGCCAAGGGTGCGCTACTCCTCACAGGGTGTACTAATTGTTCCGTATATATTTTCAAGGTACGTGTCGCTACATTAAATGGTCCTTCGTCGTCATCTTTAGAGGATCAGCGATTGAGTACAGTACACCCTCACACACCCGTACACCCGCAAACTGAGCGATCTGCATTGTCATTGGTCAGCCGTGTGATTGGAAGCTTCGGATAGGCGCTCTACATAGACCCTTCGAAGTGTCAGCAATTTGAGATCTGCAAGACGATTAGCGATTGCTTCGACATCCAACTCATGATGGCTCCTGACAAATCCCTGGTTTCTCTGAGGCGTGAGCAGCGTCACATCAAGCGTAGGCTCACCTCAGCAGAAAATAGCGCCTCTGATGACAATCTCTCCCTCTCCGAATGCCATCTTCTCGTGGACGAATTGCAGGAATTGCGTCAAATGGGAAGTCATGTGCAAAATCAGATTTTGGACCTTGTCGCAGGCAATGCCAAGGAAATGCGAGAGGAAGAGGACTTCGAGGCCACTTTCGTGGAAACTTGTGACGTGATCATTCATCAAATGAGATTGAGAATTCTTCAGGCTAATGAGCATAGCCACAAACGTACCGAGGGTTCTGAATTCCAAAATGACATCGCTCGCGCTTTGACACAACAAACCGAGATGATGGCCACACAGCGTGACATCCTGCAGGGAATTGCACAGATGCAAATGGACGTGAAGCCTGCAATGCCACCATCTGGAGTCAGAACAAAGCTCCCACAGCTGGAGCTACCAAAGTTTGACGGAAAGTACTCGGATTGGCCTACCTTTTTCGATGCTTTCAAAGCAACCATCCATGAGAATAAGGAACTGTCCAAGAATCAAAAGATGCAGTACCTTAAACTTGCACTATCGGGCAGCGCTGCTGATGCTGTAAAACATATGAAGATCACAGATGAGAATTACGAAGTCCTGTGGACCGACCTTCAGGCACGCTATGGGAAGAAAGTGCATATAGTCAACGAATACATCGACAAATTCCTCAGCCAAAAGAAAGTGGATGATGGCTCCGTGGCTTCACTCAGGGGAGTCACTCAAAATTACGTGGGAATAGTCACCGAGTTGAGGAATATGGGAGCTGATTCGGAGTATTTCCAACTGGATGCTTGGCTCATATTTCTGATGAAGCAAAAGATGGACGCAGAGACTAAGAAAGCTTGGGAGGAAAGCAGGGATTCGAATACGTTTGCCTCAATTGACGAGTGGTTTCAGTTCCTGGAGAAGCGAATTGATGCCATGGAACGATGGAGTGACAGCAAACCAACTACAGCTGCAGCCAAGAAGCCAATCAAGGAAAAAGTTGGTGTCAAAACGCATCATACAGAGGCTGTCTCTTGTGTCAAGTGCAGCCAATCTGGGCACCATCTGTACAAGTGCGATCAATTCAAAGCAATGACCTGCGCAGATAAACGTTCATTTGTGGCAGAGAAGAAGATCTGTTTCAATTGTCTGCGTCCAGGCCACACGGCGAAGAATTGTACTTCAAAGTCTACCTGTAGGACTTGCAACAAGCATCACCATACAATGCTACACATGGAGGAGCCTCAGCAGCAGCCTCCACCTGGGCCTAGTACAAATCCTAGCCCAAATCCAACTACAAATCCAACTCCGAGTACAAATGCAGCTCCAGTGGTGTCTCATCATTGCACTGTGAGCAAGCGAGCACTGCTCCCCACAGCTCTGGTGAATGTTGTGGACAAATTCGGCCAACAGCAACAGTGCAGAATCCTCATTGACAGTGGCGGTGAATGCACTTTGATGTCGGAAGCCTGTGCTCAAAGGCTGAAACTACCCCGACGGCAGGCACACATTCAAGTCAATGGCCCTGCACAAACAACAGTGGGATACACTCGAGGTTCAGTTTCGCTCAAACTGCAATCAATGCATCACCCGGGGGAGAGCATTGATGTCAATGCTCTCGTGTTGAGCAATCTCACCTCGAATCTACCTTCAAAGCGCATCTTGAACACAAATGACTGGAAGCATATTCATTCCCTGCGTCTGGCAGATCCGCAATTTGATGTCCCAGGTCCGATAGACATCATCTTGGGAGTCGAGTATGCTGAAGACATCAAGCTCCCAAACATCATCAAAGGTGAACAAGGCACTCCTGTGGCTCAGGAAACTATCTTTGGCTGGATTTTGGGAGGCAAACTCTGGGGCGATTGTGAGAGTGTCACATCATTTCACACTACTTGCAATCTGGACAACATGCTTGAAAGGTTTTGGGAAGTCGAGGAAGTGAACTCAAAGAATCCAATACTCACCAAGGAGGAGGAATTTTGTGAGGAGCACTTCGCTCGGAATGTGAAACGAGACGAGTCAGGAAGATACGAAGTCAGCCTGCCACTCAAAGAATCTCCAGACTTGCTGGGTGATTCAAAATCTACGGCTCTAGCACGCCTCAAAATGATGGAACGTAAGTTTGTGCGAAATCCGGAATTCCGTGCACAATATGTGGAGTTTATGAGAGACTACGAAGCACGACATCACATGGAGCTGGTGCCTCGTGCACAGGAAGTGAGTCTTTCTCCAACTTACACGATTCCCCACATGGCGGTGTTGAGACCATCCAGCACTACAACGAAGCTCCGGGTGGTATTTGATGCCTCAGCCCCTACCCAACCTGGAAATTACTCTCTCAATGACATCCTCGCTGTGGGACCTACCATACAGGATGATTTGCTTTCTATTGTGCTTCGTTTTCGAACATATAAGATCGTTTTTACCGCGGATGTAGAAAAAATGTACCGGCAGATAGGCATTGTGCCGAAGGATAGAGATCTTCTGCAAATCTTCTGGCGTGATGATGTAACTCAGCCCATCCGGACGTACAGACTCACTACAGTCACGTATGGAACAGCTAGCGCTCCCTATCTGGCCACTCGTGTACTCAAACAGATGGCGCTTGACAACGCTGAGAAATACCCAGAAGCGTCCAAGGCAATTCTCAAGGGATTCTACATGGACGATCTACTTTTTGGGGCGAACGACATAGAATCAGCACTGAAACTGCAAGctgaaattcaacaaattttgGAGTCCGGAGGGTTTCCTCTGCGAAAATGGGCCTCCAACTCACCTGAATTGATGCGGAACATTCCAGCAGAGCTGCGTGCTCTCTCCGAAGACGAAGTGACTTCAAATTCAAAGGCAATTTCCACCTTGGGACTACTGTGGAAAACCGGCCCAGACACAATCTCTCTTGCTGTCGAACCACTAGCCACAGCAAAGACAAAGAGAGAGCTGTGTGCTGCTGCCGCAAAAGTGTTTGATCCAATGGGTATTATGGCTCCAGTCACAATTACACTGAAAATGATGTTTCAACGATTGTGGCTTACGAAACAGGACTGGAATGATCCCCTCCCGGATGACGTACAGAATGAGTTCTTGCTCATCCAACAGGAATTCCATCTGCTAGCGGACGTGGTTGTCGACAGGCGCATTCACTTAGCAAACTCAAAAATTGTTCTACACGGATTCGCTGATGCATCGGAGAAGGGATACGGTGCTGTGTTGTATGCAGTTTCTCAGGATGATCCAAACAAACTCCCAATTCTCCTCGCAGCGAAATCAAAGGTAGCTCCGCTTAAGTCAACATCGATTCCCCGCCTCGAGCTCTGCGCCGCAGTTCTCTTGAGTCGACTGTTCAAGAAAGTGGCTACCGCATTTGATGAATATCAGCTGACTATCTTTGCATGGTCAGATTCTACAACTGTGTTGCAATGGCTCCAGCAGCACCCGAGCAAATGGAAGGTTTACGTGGCCAATCGAACATCCGAGATTCTCGAGGTCATCCCAAACACAGCTTGGCGCTATGTGCCAACACAGGACAATCCTGCTGATTGCCTATCTCGTGGTTTGACTCCCAGCGAGCTCATCAATCACCATCTTTGGTGGCACGGGCCAGAATGGCTCACAAAGGATGACACTCAATGGCCCAAAAATCTTGTGATTCCGAAGACAGCAACTGGAGAGGAGAAGGCAACTGTTGTGCAAAACCTTCTCACTCAAAAGGATGATTTCAACATTTTCGAGAGATACTCTTCAGCTTCAAAATTGATTCGAGTAGTAGCATACATCCGGCGCTGGCGAAGTTTGAAGACATTGCGTGAATCATCTTCAGTAGTGCTTTCCGTGCAGGAACTTCAAGGTGCTACCACATGCCTTGTGAAATTAGTACAGGGTGAGTGCTTCAGTGAAGAAATCAAGTGCATCAAACGTGACAAACTAGTGGATCGTGGTAGCAAGCTTTACAAACTTTTGCCTTTCATTGATGACGAAGGAGTGCTCAGAGTGATGGGCAGAATTCACAACGCAAAGCTGCAATACAAAGCACGTCATCCGGCGGTGCTTCCTGGCAAACATCGCTTTACCAAATTACTCATTGAAAGGGCGCACATTACGCATCTACATGCTGGACCTTCATTGTGCCAAGCCATTATGAGGCGCCAGTATTGGATCATCCGGGAACGAGAAAGTGTGCGAAGTGTGACTCGTTCGTGCATCATTTGCTTCCGCGCAAAGCCCAAACTTGAGGAACCAATGATGGGCAGCCTTCCTGCAATGCGTGTACAAAAGCAGAGAGCATTCAAGAAGACAGGATGTGATTTCGCGGGACCCTTTCACGTGAAGGAAAGCAAACTACGTAAAGCTCGTGTGACAAAAGCATACATTTGCCTATTTATATGTATGGCTACAAAGGCGATTCATCTCGAGGCGGTAAGTGAAATGACAACAGAAGCTTTTTTGGCAGCTTTGCGTAGGTTTCGTGCACGGCGAGGCTTCCCTACTGATCTCTATTGTGACAACGGTACTAACTTTGTTGGTGCCGTGGAATCTGCTGACAAGAAAGATCGTCCCAAAGAACTACAGAAGCATCAACACAGTGTGATCAAGTTCATGTCAGAAGTTGGGACTCAAGTACACTTCATCCCGCCGTATTCTCCGACGTTCGGTGGCTTGTGGGAAAAAGGAATTGGTGGGACGAAATATCACTTGAAGCGTGTGCTAGGAGACACGGTTCTTACTTTCGAAGAGCTATCTACAGTATTGGCGGAAATAGAGGCTGTGCTGAATTCCCGTCCATTGTGCCCTCTATCGGCGGATCCTGACAATATGGATCCAATCACTCCAGCTCATCTTATGGGACTTGAAGAGCCTCTGATTTTCCCACCGGAACAAGATCTGCTGGATCAACGGCCAAATTCTCTCAGTCGCCTCGACCTCTGTCGGCGCATGGggcaggatttttggaacaagTGGCACGCAGAGTACATCACGAGTCTTCAGCAAAGGTCGAAATGGAACAAACAATCTGAGAACCTGAAGATTGGAGATCTTTGCCTCATCAAGGGAGACAACTTGAAGTCTGGAGAGTGGAAGTTGGGACGCGTGACAGACGTAGTAGTAGGTAGTGAAGGAGTCGTTAGAAAGGTCACGCTCAAAACCGAAAAGGGAGTAACATCCCGCCATGCAAACAAGCTAGCTAAGCTACCATTGGAGTGATTTATTCTTATATTGTATTGAGACTAGCTCAACCAGGGGAGAATGTGGGCGCGCGGCCcacaaaatttgaattgcgggaaaactttgtttcacttttgtttctctaaaatttcttaGATTTCATTGTATTAGAATTTaacttgaagaagaagaagaataaaaaacaatgtgTGTGAAACGTATCGTGGAAATTTATATCCGGCAAAAGAACTGAAATTACGTGATAAGAAAAGGACTTtcatcaaagaatttattgtgaaGTGGTGAGCCGGTACCTGTTGAAGTGATCTGCGGTGAAGGACGGAGAGAAAAACCCAGATTCAACGCAGTACCAGCGACTTTCCTGCGCGTCCCCTTGCACCACACCTCAACGCCATTTTGTTTTGCGTCTCCGGTCGCTCCGATCCGGAGGCCTTTGGatttaataatattctctCTTTCAAGGTGTGTGTGCTGTGGACCTGAGCAAGGTGCTCTTAGTCTCAAAGGGTGTACTAATCATATGGTATATATTTTCAAGGTGTGTGTGCTGTGGACATAGCCAAGGGTGCGCTACTCCTCACAGGGTGTACTAATTGTTCCGTATATATTTTCAAGGTACGTGTCGCTACAATATGCTTTATGctattaaatggaaaatgataaataaatgttaacGGTATTAAGAATTACTTATGCAATATCactttaaagaatatttcataatGAATAAATCGATTAAAGCtctgaagcatatgctttgtgaatttcaaaggaaatatTTCTCGGATCTTACCAACTGGTCCTTAGTGGAAAACAAagattttgtggtttttctttattttttatgatttatctCTTCAGTTATTTTACAccttaatttttcaatgcaattCAAAAGTGAATGGACTCCTTTATAGCGTGAATATCAATGTACTCTTAACTTAATTTTTCCAGAAGATTTTACAGGCAAATTTCCaagctaaaataaaataaatatttgcttttaaaataaaagaaaaataatgagaaactTTTTGCAAACTTTGTTTGACATTCTGATCTCATTAGGCATtgtctttaaaattcaattccaaAATTCTAGTGtggttttgtaaattttcGCATGCTTTAACAAATGGCAAAGGCATTGTTTTGAAACTTTCAGTGACTCTTGCAATATAATACGAATTTCTCTCTGAGTGAGAAATTGTCCTGTGAACTTCCACATGAGATCATTTCAAGCATTCTAATTAAGTGTtctaatggaaaatattatttaggaAAACTTCCAGAATGAAGTtctatacatatgtatatccgggtttattttcgcaatttttgcCAACATATTAGGTCATCATTTTGATAAGGAAATTGCTAATGAGATAAGGAATAAATTCGTGATatgaattgataaaaaaatctctcacctTCTGTGTGCTGAAATGATGATTGGTTTATCAATTATGATTATTCTTAGTgacatttttatatatttttatcgcTCTTTCTGCAATTCTTCCCAATATCTTTATATATAGATGAAgtgaatcaataaataaagagaAGTGAGTCAGAGgttttctcaagaatttcctccatttaatttgattttatttattgaataaaaatagattttcactCAAATGGAATTATCTTTCACCTAAGATATTTTCCAGAGTTCCTTCTCTCTtgcaagagagaaaattcaacacacaAAGAACTTCTATAAACAGtacaaatacaattttaatggccaattttgtactttttttcacaattttttcttctcatacaAAATGGTTGGAGTCTATTAAGCATCCACCATTCATCTCCCACATTTTCATCATGTTTTCGCATTGCTCATTTTCCAACGCCAGATTGCAATTTGACTTTGAGCAGCGACAACACagagatttttcctcaaagcaaaaaaatatacacacagaaaaaaaagaagtgagagAGAGcgtgaaaagaagaaggaaaaaaatatgattataGAGCACGAAATACTCAAATGTTTACACtggatggaattttctttcacagcTCTGTGTAAAAATATACGCCAAATGAATGAGGCAAAGCTTCTCGGTGGAAATGCTCGTGAACAATCAAAAGAAatctatataaataaaagtgggaaaattacttaaaaagaagagaaaaacagGATTTTAACAAGGACGCCATGTTGGTGGttgcaaattaaaatgcagaattaattttctctgtgtacaTGTCTGACAGTAATTTAACATTAATATCCAAAAAGGTTGAAAGGATTTGTTTGGCTAAATCTTTGCAAAATcctaaactattttttaaagaaagaaaaaattatgtagaTTGCATTGTCTTAGTTTACTTTTGGTTCACATTGcctaaaatttgacattaaaaattgacttttgcGCTAATAGATGCAATAATATTGCATTTTTAGTGCAAATACGCAGCGAACTCCATTATCTCGTCTTCTAAGAAAGAGACTGAGAGTTTTGTCATTCATCTCACGTTCAAATTATTTGGCG from Lutzomyia longipalpis isolate SR_M1_2022 chromosome 4, ASM2433408v1 encodes:
- the LOC129796022 gene encoding uncharacterized protein LOC129796022 yields the protein MMAPDKSLVSLRREQRHIKRRLTSAENSASDDNLSLSECHLLVDELQELRQMGSHVQNQILDLVAGNAKEMREEEDFEATFVETCDVIIHQMRLRILQANEHSHKRTEGSEFQNDIARALTQQTEMMATQRDILQGIAQMQMDVKPAMPPSGVRTKLPQLELPKFDGKYSDWPTFFDAFKATIHENKELSKNQKMQYLKLALSGSAADAVKHMKITDENYEVLWTDLQARYGKKVHIVNEYIDKFLSQKKVDDGSVASLRGVTQNYVGIVTELRNMGADSEYFQLDAWLIFLMKQKMDAETKKAWEESRDSNTFASIDEWFQFLEKRIDAMERWSDSKPTTAAAKKPIKEKVGVKTHHTEAVSCVKCSQSGHHLYKCDQFKAMTCADKRSFVAEKKICFNCLRPGHTAKNCTSKSTCRTCNKHHHTMLHMEEPQQQPPPGPSTNPSPNPTTNPTPSTNAAPVVSHHCTVSKRALLPTALVNVVDKFGQQQQCRILIDSGGECTLMSEACAQRLKLPRRQAHIQVNGPAQTTVGYTRGSVSLKLQSMHHPGESIDVNALVLSNLTSNLPSKRILNTNDWKHIHSLRLADPQFDVPGPIDIILGVEYAEDIKLPNIIKGEQGTPVAQETIFGWILGGKLWGDCESVTSFHTTCNLDNMLERFWEVEEVNSKNPILTKEEEFCEEHFARNVKRDESGRYEVSLPLKESPDLLGDSKSTALARLKMMERKFVRNPEFRAQYVEFMRDYEARHHMELVPRAQEVSLSPTYTIPHMAVLRPSSTTTKLRVVFDASAPTQPGNYSLNDILAVGPTIQDDLLSIVLRFRTYKIVFTADVEKMYRQIGIVPKDRDLLQIFWRDDVTQPIRTYRLTTVTYGTASAPYLATRVLKQMALDNAEKYPEASKAILKGFYMDDLLFGANDIESALKLQAEIQQILESGGFPLRKWASNSPELMRNIPAELRALSEDEVTSNSKAISTLGLLWKTGPDTISLAVEPLATAKTKRELCAAAAKVFDPMGIMAPVTITLKMMFQRLWLTKQDWNDPLPDDVQNEFLLIQQEFHLLADVVVDRRIHLANSKIVLHGFADASEKGYGAVLYAVSQDDPNKLPILLAAKSKVAPLKSTSIPRLELCAAVLLSRLFKKVATAFDEYQLTIFAWSDSTTVLQWLQQHPSKWKVYVANRTSEILEVIPNTAWRYVPTQDNPADCLSRGLTPSELINHHLWWHGPEWLTKDDTQWPKNLVIPKTATGEEKATVVQNLLTQKDDFNIFERYSSASKLIRVVAYIRRWRSLKTLRESSSVVLSVQELQGATTCLVKLVQGECFSEEIKCIKRDKLVDRGSKLYKLLPFIDDEGVLRVMGRIHNAKLQYKARHPAVLPGKHRFTKLLIERAHITHLHAGPSLCQAIMRRQYWIIRERESVRSVTRSCIICFRAKPKLEEPMMGSLPAMRVQKQRAFKKTGCDFAGPFHVKESKLRKARVTKAYICLFICMATKAIHLEAVSEMTTEAFLAALRRFRARRGFPTDLYCDNGTNFVGAVESADKKDRPKELQKHQHSVIKFMSEVGTQVHFIPPYSPTFGGLWEKGIGGTKYHLKRVLGDTVLTFEELSTVLAEIEAVLNSRPLCPLSADPDNMDPITPAHLMGLEEPLIFPPEQDLLDQRPNSLSRLDLCRRMGQDFWNKWHAEYITSLQQRSKWNKQSENLKIGDLCLIKGDNLKSGEWKLGRVTDVVVGSEGVVRKVTLKTEKGVTSRHANKLAKLPLE